The sequence CGAACGACAACTACCACGGTACCGATACGTTCACCTACACGGTGACCGACGCCGCCAGTGGCGAGAGCAGCACCCAGACGGTGACCATCACCGTGGGCTCGGTGGATGACCTGACTGCTGGCGACGACAGCAACAGCACCACCGAGGACAACGCGGTGTCCGGCACCGTGGCCGGCAACGACAGCACCACCAGTGGCGGTAGCCTGACCTTTGCGATTGCGGGTAATCCTGCCAACGGCAGCGTGGTGATGAACGCCGACGGCACCTACACCTACACCCCGAACGACAATTACCACGGTACCGACAGCTTCACCTACACGGTGACCGACGCCGCCAGTGGCGAGAGCAGCACCCAGACGGTGACCATTACTGTGGGGTCGGTGGACGACCTGACGGCTGGCGATGACAGCAACAGCACCACCGAGGACAACGCGGTGTCCGGCACCGTGGCCGGTAACGACAGCACCACCAGTGGTGGCGATCTGTCCTTTGCCCTGGAAACTGACGCGGCCAACGGCTCTGTCACCATGAACGCCGACGGCACCTACACCTACACGCCGAACGATAACTACCACGGTACCGATACGTTTACCTACACGGTGACCGATGCGGCCAGTGGCGAGAGCAGCACCCAAACGGTGACCATCACCGTGGGTGCGGTGGACGACCTGACTGCCGGCGACGACAGCAACAGCACCACCGAGGACAACGCGGTGTCCGGCACCGTGGCCGGCAACGACAGCACCACCAGTGGCGGTAGCCTGACCTTTGCGATTGCGGGTAATCCTGCCAACGGCAGCGTGGTGATGAACGCCGACGGCACCTACACCTACACCCCGAACGACAATTACCACGGTACCGACAGCTTCACCTACACGGTGACCGACGCCGCCAGTGGCGAGAGCAGCACCCAGACGGTGACCATTACTGTGGGGTCGGTGGACGACCTGACGGCTGGCGATGACAGCAACAGCACCACCGAGGACAACGCGGTGTCCGGCACCGTGGCCGGTAACGACAGCACCACCAGTGGTGGCGATCTGTCCTTTGCCCTGGAAACTGACGCGGCCAACGGCTCTGTCACCATGAACGCCGACGGCACCTACACCTACACGCCGAACGATAACTACCACGGTACCGATACGTTTACCTACACGGTGACCGATGCGGCCAGTGGCGAGAGCAGCACCCAAACGGTGACCATCACCGTGGGGTCGGTGGACGACCTGACGGCTGGCGATGACAGCAACAGCACCACCGAGGACAACGCGGTGTCCGGCACCGTGGCCGGTAACGACAGCACCACCAGTGGTGGCGATCTGTCCTTTGCCCTGGAAACTGACGCGGCCAACGGCTCTGTCACCATGAACGCCGACGGCACCTACACCTACACGCCGAACGATAACTACCACGGTACCGATACGTTTACCTACACGGTGACCGACGCCGCCAGTGGCGAGAGCAGCACCCAGACGGTGACCATCACCGTGGGTTCGGTGGACGACCTGACGGCTGGCGACGACAGCAACAGCACCACCGAGGACAACGCGGTCTCCGGCACTGTGGCGGGTAACGACAGCACCACCAGCGGCGGCGATCTGAGCTTCGCCCTGGAAACTGACGCGGCCAATGGCTCTGTCACCATGAACGCCGACGGCACCTACACCTACACCCCGAACGACAACTACCACGGTACCGATACGTTCACCTATACGGTGACCGATGCGGACAGTGGTGAGAGCAGCACCCAGACGGTGACCATCACCGTGGGTGCGGTGGACGACCTGAGCGCCGGCGATGACAGCAACGCCACTCAGGAAGATACCGCGGTCTCCAGCACCGTGGCGGGCAACGACAGCACCACCAGCGGTGGCGATCTCAGCTTTGCCCTGGAAACCGATGCGGCCAATGGCAGCGTGGTGATGAACGCTGACGGCACCTACACCTATACGCCGAACGACAACTACCACGGTACCGACAGTTTCACCTACACGGTGACCGATGCCGCCAGTGGCGAGAGCAGCACCCAGACGGTGACCATCACCGTGACCCCGGACAATGCCGACGCGGTGCTGGCCGACGACAGCAAGACGGTGGCGGAAGACACCAATGCCACCGGCAACGTGCTGAGCAACGACCAGGCGGACGACGCGGCGCTGAGCGTGAAGAGCTTCAGCGTGGGCGATCAGAGCGTGGCCGCCGGTGAGACCATCACCCTGGAGAACGTCGGTACCATCAGCATCGACGCCAACGGTGACTACACCTTCGAGCCGGTGGACGATTGGAACGGCAGCGTACCGACCATCACCTATACCACCGACACCGACCAGACCGCCGAGCTGCGAATCACCGTCAGCCCGGTCAACGATGACCCCATCGCCGTAGACGACTCCTACCAGGAAACCCAGCTGTTCCATGAGTCCTTCGAGAACATGGCCAGCCCCAACTCCTGGACCATTGTGAGTCGAGACCCTGACGGCAACTGGGACTTCACCCACGGCCTGGAGATCCAAAGGGATGGTCTGTTGACCAAGGCTCCGGACGGCGACTTCTATGTGGAGCTGGATCCCAACGTCAATACGGCCATCAGCACCAGCATTAACACTACGGGTCAGGATGCTGTGCGGGTTGAGTTCAGCTACAACCCACGCTGGGATGGAAACTCTTCATCTGACATGAGTTTCACCGTGGGGGATGTGACCTACACGGTGAACGCCAATGGCGAAGTGGTGCCTGGGGATCAGGGTGTGACCATTGAAGGTCCCGACGCCGATGGCTGGTACCGTGTTTCCGGTGAGTTTGACGTGGACGGCGACAGTGTCGATATCGTCTTCGCCGGCGAAGGGCGCTCTGACTCTTATGGCGCCCTGCTGGACGACATCACCGTTACAGGTATTCAGAATCCCTCCCTGGAGACCCAGGAAGACACCAGTGTGGTCATCAATGGGGCTGAACTGCTCTCTAATGACAGCGATCCAGAAGGCGACGCTATCAAGATCATTTCGGTCGAAGCCACCGATGACACCCATGGCACCGTAACCCTGGACGCCGACGGCAATGTGGTATTTACCCCGGATAGCAACTTCCATGGAACGGCGACCTTCCGCTACACCATTGAGGATGAGCACGGTGCCACTGACACCGCCATCGCCACTGTGGTTGTCCATCCCGAAAACGATGACCCTGTTGCCGCGGACGACGGTTTCACCGTCGCCGAGGATGGCAGCATTGCTCTGAATCTGATCGGCAATGACACCGATGTGGACAATGATGCCCTCAGTCTCAAGTCCATCAATGGTGTCGAGCTGACCCCCGGTACTGCCCAGGACATTGCCGTAAACAATGGCACCGTCCGGGTGGCGGCAGATGGCAGCCTCAGCTTCGAGCCTGCGGACAACTATCACGGCCCCATCAGCTTCGATTATGTGGTGACCGATGGCCAGGGTGGGGAAGATACCGGCACCGTGAGTGGCACAGTGACACCGGTCATTGACCAGCTCACCGACGGTAATGAGCAGGTCAGCGGCAACGAGGAGCTGACCCAGCGCGGTAATCTGCTGGATGTGGCCGACGCCGACAGCAACAGTCACTCTGTGGTGAGCTTTGAGGTGAATGGCACCACCTACACCGCTGGCCAGACCGCCATCATCGCCGGTGTGGGTACCCTGCTGATCGCCAGCAATGGTGCTTACAGTTTCGACCCTGAAGATCATTATCACGGTGATGTGCCCAAGGTGACCTACACAGTGGTGGACAACAACGACGCCACCGATATTGATACCTCCACCCTGGAGATCACCGTTAACCCGGTGATTGATCCTCTGACCGACGCCAGTGAGCAGGTCAGTGGCAATGAAGATAACAACCAGAGTGGAAACCTGCTGAATGTGACCGATGCAGACAGCAGCGAGCACTCGATCGCCCAGTTTGAAGTTAATGGCCAGACCTACAATGCCGGCGACACCGCCAACATCGATGGCGTGGGCACTCTGACCATCGACAGCGATGGCGAATACCGCTTCACTCCTGTGACCAACTATCACGGCAGTGTACCCACGGTGACCTACACCGTGGTGGACGATAACGATGCCACTGATACCGACACTTCAACTCTGGAGATCACCGTGAAACCGGTGACCGATGAGCTGACCGACGGTAACGAGCAGATCTCTGTCACCGAGGATAGGTCTAAGACAGGCAACCTGCTGAATGTGACTGACTCTGACAGCAGTGAGCACTCCATCAGCCAGTTTGAGGTGAATGGCGAGGTCTTCACGGCTGGTCAGGAAGCCAGTATTTCCGGTGTCGGCACCCTGATCATCCACGGCAATGGCAATTACAGCTTCACTCCGGTGGCCAACTACCACGGACCGGTGCCGGCGGTGACCTACACCGTGGTGGACGACAACGACGCCGGTGACTTGGACACCTCCACCCTGCAGCTCACCGTGGATCCGGTCAACGATGCGCCGGTGTCCGAGGACTTTACCGTCACCGCCGACTTCACCGATCCCAATGTGGACAGCATCCTTATCGATTTCGGTATCGATAACCTGGGTGACAGTGCCATCAACGGCAGCGAAGTGTCCGACCTGGAAGGCAACCCAACCCATATTCAGCTGAGCTCTCTGCCCACCTCCGGCACCCTGTTTGTCATCAACGATGACGGCAGCCGCACCGAAGCCGAAGTAGGTAAAGTCTACGCCATGGACGAGCTTCGCTATGAGATGGACCCAGGCCTGCCAGGCCAGGTGACGTTGGGTGAGCAGTCTGAAGAGATTGCCAGCTCCCTGGATCACTGGGGTGAGGCAATCGATGGCTCCAGCAGTCGCCTCTACACCCATGACAACTCAGACGTTGCCATCCGCATCACCCCTGTAGGCGGTGAGTTGGAACTGATTCATGGCAGTCTGGCCAACCATCAGGGTGGCGGACTGGGAGTTGGCACCGGCGGAGAGATCAACAGCAACAATGAGGCGATCAACTTCTCCTTCTATGAGCCTGCATCAGGTTCTGGCAGTGAGCGTGGGGTTCCGGTTAACGAGGTGAACATCACCCTGACCGGCCTGGGAGGCTACTTCGTGCCGGGTCATACCATGGCGGGCCGAGCCACCATCACTGTGCTGGACGCCGATGGCAACCCTATCGACCCAAGTAAACTGACCATCACCACCGCCGACGATGCCCAGGGCACCAGCGACGTGGTGTGGGATGCGGCCTCCGGCTCTTACCATGTTTCCAACAGTGAAGAGGCGATCAGTGGCGATCTGACCGAACAGGTTAGGATTGTGGTTAACGACCCCAGTATTCAGATTGGTTCTGTGGAAGTGGGCCACGCCGGTACCGGCAGCTTCGAAGTGCGTAACCTGTCTGTTGGCGTTGATTACAATGACAGCTTCGATTACCTGCCTGTGGAAACCGACGGCAACGGTAACGTCACCCTGGTGGGTGGCGATATCACCGATGGCCAGGGTGAGCCAAGCACGGTTACCATCAACGCTATCCCCAATAACCTGCCAGCAGCGCCTGTGATTGACTCCACCTCCTCTCTGGTGGTGTCTGAAGAGGGCCTGAGCTCCGGTATCCGTGATTCCATCGGTCAGCCGGTGGACACCACTAATCAGGTGAAAGCTCATGGCCACTTCACCGCCAGCGATGCCGACGGTGACAGTCTGACCGCTTCCTTCTCAGCGCAGCAGCCAGGCCTGTCCGACCTGACCTCCAACGGTGCGGCGCTGCAGTTCACCCACTCCAACAATGGTCAGACCCTGATTGGCTCTGCCAATGGTGAAGAGGTGATCCGATTCGACATCAGCAACGATGGCAGTTACACCGCCACCCTTCTGGGGTCGGTAGATCACCCTCAGGGCAACGGCGAGAACCTGCTGACCTTCGACCTGTCCATGTCGGTCACCGACGGCCAGCACAGCACCTCGGCCAGTATCTCGGTGACCGTGGAGGACGATGCACCGGTGCAGAACACCGTGAATCAGACGCTGATCGCCGAGCCTCAGTCCACCAACATCATGTTGATTCTGGATACCTCAGGCAGCATGGACTATTCCGCCCGTTCTGATGGTTACGACAATCGTCTGGAGCTGATGCAGGATGCGGTGAACAACCTGCTGGAGCAATATGGTGAACTGGGCGATGTCCGGGTTCAACTGGTGGAGTTCAATGGCGATGCCCGCTCCCTGAGCAGTGAGTGGCTGACCATTGGGGAAGCCAAGGCCATTGTGGACAATCTCATCGCCGATGGCGGCACCAACTATGATGCCGCGCTGGAGACCATGATGAGCTCCTACAACGCCCCGGGCGCCCTGGAAAATGGAGTGAACGTCTCCTACTTCATGTCCGACGGCGCCCCTGCCAGCTCTACTGTGATTGACGGCAACGACGAGGCCAAGTGGATTGAGTTCCTGGAAGGCAATGACATCATCTCCCATGCGGTAGGTTTCGGCGGCTCTCTGAGTCAGAGTGCCACCGCCTATCTGGACCCCATCGCCTACGATGGGGCGACGGGCACTGACAGGGACAGCGATGTGGTCACCACCGCCAGCGACTTCAATCTGCTGCTGTCCGATTCCGTGCTGGCCAAACCCATTACCGGCTCTCTGTTCGGTGACCTGGACGCCGGGTCGCAGATTGGGGCTGATGGCGCCAGCATCCATACCCTGGAGATTGACGGTGTGGTCTACACCTATGACGGTCAGAGCATCAGCAATGCCGACGGTCATCTGGTGAACGGCAGCGTGCTGACCATGGAGACTCCGCAAGAGGCCTCCATCACCGTGGACTTTGCCACCGGCATCTATGAGTACACTCCGGATGTGATGCTGGCTATGGGCACCTCGGTGACCGAGAGGTTCATCTTCTCCTCCACAGACAACGATGGGGATACCGGCACAGGCACCGTTAACCTGACCATCACCCGGGGCTACGACACCGACAATGATGGGGTGATCAACAGCATCGACATTGACGACGATAACGACGGCATCCTCGACTCTGTGGAAAACCAGCCTCATCAGGGTGAAGAGATCACCATCTCCGGCATCCAAGATCGTGCCTTGCGTATTCAGGATGATAACGAGAGTCAGAGCCATCAAAAGAGCTATGTCATCGATGTCAGCCGTTACGGCTTCAAGGCCGGCGATGTCATCACCCTGGATAACATCCACGCCAAGGGGGACATCAACAATGTTAATCATGACGATTATCTGCGATTGAGTTCCGGCTCTAACCATACTGGTTATCTCACTGTCAAAGACGATGGTCGCTTCCATGACGTTAGTGCGAAGTGGGGGGCGACCTCATTGCAGATGACCGTCACTGAGGACAGTGATGGCCGGGCCATTGTCACCTTTACCGCGAAGACTGGTTGGAGAGTGGATGATGACAGTGTCAGTTTCTACTACGACCTGACCGGCACCCCCTCTGCGGTGGTGGACAGCGACTATGACGGCATCATCGACAGCCTGGATACGGACAGTGACAACGATGGCGTTTCTGACAACATCGAAGCCCAGACCAATGCTGGCTATGTGGCGCCCTCAGGTCAGGACAGCGACGGAGATGGCCTGGATGACGCCTACGAAGGAAGTGGCCTGAGTCCTGTCGACAGCGATCTGGACGGTCTGGCTGATTACCAGGATGCCGATAACAGTGGCCGTAAGGTAGGGGATGATGAGCGTCTCGTTGGCACTCACGGACCCGACAGCCTCTCCGGTGGTGATGGCATCGACTTCCTCTTCGGCGGAACCGGTGATGACAGCTTGCTGGGCGGCATAGGTAACGACCTGCTCATTGGCGGCGTAGGCTCCGACACCCTCACCGGAGGGGAGGGCGCCGACACCTTCAAGTGGCAGCAGGGCGATGCCGATGGCTCTACCGATACCATCACCGACTTCAATCCGTCAGAGGGCGATGTCCTGGACATCTCCGAGGTGCTGACAGGCCTGGAGGAACAGGATGAGATCAGCGACTACCTCAATGCTACTGTCTCCGAAGATGGTCGCGATCTGCTGATTGAGATTGACCCTGTAGTGGGTGGTCCGACAGGGCTCACTGTGAGCCTGAAAGACTACGCCAATGACAACAACATCACCGCCGATGGCGCCTCGGGTTCCACCTCGGCGGCCGATGAGCTGAATCGCTTGCTGGAGAACACCAACGCCAACGATCCGGACATCATCTGATACTGCTGATGAGCCCCTTCAGAAGCATCGAAGGGGCTCTTTTAACACCAAATTCAGGGGCTGGGCAGTGGCACTGCCCATTGTGTTTTACTGGGGCAGAGGGGAGCTCTGCCATCAGGCTAATAACAGAAAAAATTTGTAGGGAACTATGAAACTCCGACTCATCTCTATACCGCTGTTCCTCACCTGTGGAATCGCGCTTCAAGCTCAGGCCGTCACTCTGCCAGAGGCCGTATTCAAGGCACTGCAACACCACCCCGATGTCAGGCAGGGGCAGGCTCGTGTCGAAGAGGGCGAGTGGCAAACCGAGGGCGCCAAGGGGGGCTACCTGCCCACAGTGGAAGTGACTGGCGACTGGGGCTTTGAGGTGGTGGACAACAACTCCACCCGCAGCCGTGGTGAAGAGCACGATACCTGGAGGCGCAACCAGGTGGGGTTTGAGGTTCGTCAGATGCTGTTTGACGGCTTCAGCACCGAAAACAACGTGGATCGCACTCACTCCTTCACCGAGGCGCGCCGCCATGAACTGGACGCGACCCTGGAGAACCTGGCCCTCTCTGTCAGTCAGGCTTACCTTGAGGTTCAGAAGCAGCGTCAATTACTGCAGCTGGCCGAGCAGATCCTCAGCAACCACCAAACCATCTATGAGCAGATCAAGAGCCGGGTCGACCGCGGCGTCGGCACCTCGTCCGATCTGTCTCAGATTGAGAGCCGGCTGAACAACGCCCATGCCAATGTGTTGTCTGCTCAGAACAACCTGATCGATGCCGAGACCCTGTATCACCGTCAGGTGGGAGAGCTGGCTCCTCAGAAAATGGAAGAGTTTGGCATCAGTTCCTCTGTACTGCCCACCAGCCTGGAGCAGGGGCTGAAGATCATGCTGGAGAACAACCCCACTCTGGCGGCGGCCCGCTCAGACATCGAGGAGACCCGCTTCCAGCTTAAGGGCACCAAGGCATCCAACTATCCTGAGTTCGATCTGGTCCTCAAGGGCAACTATGGCGACAACCTCAGCGGCATTCGCGGCCTCAACAACGACTATCGTGCCGTGGTCGAGATGCGCTGGAATCTGTTTAACGGTGGCCGGGACAAGGCCTCCACCCGTCAGGCTGCCAAGCAGCTGGACCAGGCGTTCGCCATCTCCGATGATGCCACTCGTCAGGCCGAGCAGGGGCTGAGACTGGCCTGGGTAGCCTACGACGTACTGGGTCGCCAGCGTGACTTCCTTTCCGGCTATAAGAAGACCACCATCGCCACCCGCAACGCTTACCGCAAGGAGTTCAACCTGGGTAAGCGCACCCTGCTGGATATGCTGGACTCTGAGAACGAGGTGTTTACCGCCGGTCAGAGTTACATCCAGGCCGACTACGACTACGAAGCCTCCAAGGTGAGGATTCTCAATGCTATGGGACAACTGAACGAAACGCTGGGAGTGCGCTGATCATGAACAATAAAACCAAACTGACTGCCGTGGCGGCGCTGACCGCCGTGGCGATGAGCGCCTCCGCCTGGGCCGAAGAGGGGGTGATGGAACCCAGCCAGGGCTGGTTTGTGGGCGCCCAACTGAAACACGCCGAGTTTGATGGCGATCGCAAGGATGGCAACGGCAATGAGATTCGCCGCGGCACCCTGGCCGGGCTGGAGCTGGGCTTTGACATCTCTGAGCGCTTCGCCTGGCGACTCACTGCCGCCAATGCGGACTTGAACTCCGACGGCGCCGGTGAAGATGAATCCGGCATGTGGTACGGCGCGGATCTGCTTTACCACATCAACGACAAGCGCAACTACTTCATCCTGGGCGCGGATTACATCGACCTGGACAGCGAAGCGACCCAGGCTGCCCACCTGGGTTTCGGCATCCGCTACAACATGACCCCCTCCTGGGTACTGACCGGCGAGGCCATGGTGCATCAGGGGTTCGATGAGGGCTACTCGGACTTCACCGCGGGCCTCGGCATCCGTTACTACTTTGGTGGTCACAAGCCAGAGTCCAAGCCGGCGCCGGTTGCGCAGCTTGCGCCTGTGGCGGTCGTCGATACCGACGGTGACGGTGTGGTGGACTCCCTGGATGAGTGTCCGGCGACCCCGGTGGATTACGCCGTTGATTCATCCGGCTGCACCCTGTACCGGGAAGAGACAGTCTCCAAGCGGCTGATGGTCAATTTTGCCAACGACAGCGCCGACGTGCCCTCCGAGTCTCGAGAGGACATCCAGGAGCTGGCCGAGTTCATGGAGAAGTACCCTCAGCTGAACGTGGTGATCGAGGGGCATACCTCCTCCGTCGGCGCGGACGATTACAATCAGCAGCTGTCTGAGCGTCGTGCCAATGCGGTGTCCGAGATTCTGGTCAGTGACTATGGCATCGATGGCGCCCGGGTCTCCGCCAAGGGATTCGGCGAGTCCAACCCTTTGCTCAAGGGCAGCAGCGAAAAAATCCATGCCGCCAATCGCCGGATTATGGCAGTATTGTCGGTAAACGAAAAAGTCGGAATTCGAAAGTAAACTGGAATGCGTAGATGGCGCATTTTGGGTCGTCATCTATGCATTGGTCCAGATACACCTGCCTTATTATCCTGATACTCTGGGTCGGCTTGTTAAAAGCCGGCCAAGGTCTGGACTTCTCCAAAATTGGCGCCTTTCTTAAATCCAATTACGGTGCTGAAGCCTACGAAAGGGGCGTTCAGTGGCAACAGCTGCTGGATAAATATCAAACCCAGCCAAAGCAGTCGCAATTAAAGGCGGTAAACGACTTTTTTAATCAGCTCACCTTTGCCGACGACATCTATGTGTGGGAGCAGGAGGATTACTGGGCTACGCCGGTGGAGTTTATAGGCCGAGGTGCCGGAGACTGTGAAGATTATACCCTGGCCAAATATTTCTCCCTGGTGGAGATGGGGTTCCCGGCGGACAAGCTGAGGCTGATGTACGTGAAGGCCGTGGAGTTCAATCAGCACCATATGGTCCTGACTTATTACCCGAAAAAGGGGGCAGAGCCCCTGGTGCTGGATAACATTGATCCCAAGATAAAGCCTGCGGGTCAGCGACAGGATCTTATTCCTATCTACAGTTTCAATGCCGATTATCTTTGGCTGGCCAAGGCCAGGGGCGGCGGTAAGATGGTGGGGGGCTCGGAGCGCCTCAGTCTATGGCAGGATATTTTAACCAGACAATCGGAATATCTGGTACCCAAGGGTTCGGCGCAACAGGATAAACCACAATGACGCTTTATCGACAACTTCTTATTTTGCTCTGGACAACGCTGCTTATCTCCCTGGTGGCGGTGGTGGCGGTGAATTTCCGGGCCAGTTCAGAGTCCCTGCAGGCGCAATTGCACACCAATACGGAAAATGCGCTCACCTCCCTGGGAATGAGTGTGTCGCCCTATTTGGATCCTGTCGATGAAACCCTGGTAGAAGGTACGTTGAATGCGGCATTCGACGGCGCCTTTTATCGGAAGATGAGAATTGAACTCTATGCTGTGGACCGGGTGTTCGAGCGGGAGAACCGCGCCAACCCACAAGGGGTCCCTGCCTGGTTTATTGCCCTGTTTCCTTTCCCCTCTGTGGTGGCAGAAGCACCCATCACCACAGGCTGGACCGAATCTGCCCTGGTGACCATCGAGGGACACCCTGGTTTTATTCAGCAGCAGTTGTGGCAGATCACCTTTCAACTGCTCCTGGTGTACGGCTCACTGTTCCTGGCGGCCGCACTCTTTGGTTCCTGGGGCATCCGTCTGCTGATCCGCCCCCTTAACCAGATTGAGGCTCAGGCGAAGGCCATTGAAGCCAGAGATTTCGATCACCGTATTCCCCTGCCCAAGACCCGTGAGCTGAAGCGGGTAGTGCTGGTGATGAACAACCTGATGAAGATTTTGCAGGAGCGTTTTGCCAGTCACGCACGGCAGTTGGAGACCATGAGGGTCAAGCTGCAGCAGGATGGGGAAACCGGCATCGCCACCCGCCAGCACCTGGTGAATGAGCTGGAAGCGAACATCGCCGATGCCGATAAACACGGCGCTCTGGTGATGTTGCGTTTGCTGGACGCGGAAAAGATTCGTAAGAGCTTCGGCTACGGTGCCTGGAGCACGCTCCTGAATCAGTCCATTGAGTCTCTGAAAGGGGCCTTTGGCTCAGAAGAGGTGGTGGTTGGGCGCATGTCCGAGGCGGAACTGGCCCTGCTGATCCCCACGGTGCCCCGAGCCGACCTGTCCGCAGAACTGCAGGCGCTCAGGGAGACCCTCAGCGCCCTGAGGCAGACTGGTGTTGCCCCGCAGGATGCCATCTTCCTGCTGGCCGGCACCACCATACTGGCCGACGACACCAAGGCCAGTGTGCTGACTCGCAGCGATAACCTGCTTTCTGAACTGGCGGCCAAAGGGGTCAACCTGGCCAAGTGGGCCGACGACATGCCGGCAGGGTCACTGAGAACCGGCCAGGAGTGGGTAGCCCTGCTTCGTGAGCGCATCGACAGTGGCAAGCTTCACCTGGAAACTCAGGGAGTGTTCTCTGAGCTGGGTGGCCAGGCGATCCATCATGAGGTCTATGTGCGGCTGCTGGATGAGTCTGGCGCCCAGATGCCAGCCGGCGCCTTTATGCCGGTCATTGAACAGTTTGATCTTGGGGTCGCCCTGGATATCTCCGTGCTCAAAAAGGTGCTGGAGACCCCCCAAGGGGCCCCTCAGGCGCTGAATATCTCGCTCTCCTCCATGCGGGACACCCGATTTGTCGGTCGC is a genomic window of Ferrimonas sp. YFM containing:
- a CDS encoding EAL domain-containing protein, which codes for MTLYRQLLILLWTTLLISLVAVVAVNFRASSESLQAQLHTNTENALTSLGMSVSPYLDPVDETLVEGTLNAAFDGAFYRKMRIELYAVDRVFERENRANPQGVPAWFIALFPFPSVVAEAPITTGWTESALVTIEGHPGFIQQQLWQITFQLLLVYGSLFLAAALFGSWGIRLLIRPLNQIEAQAKAIEARDFDHRIPLPKTRELKRVVLVMNNLMKILQERFASHARQLETMRVKLQQDGETGIATRQHLVNELEANIADADKHGALVMLRLLDAEKIRKSFGYGAWSTLLNQSIESLKGAFGSEEVVVGRMSEAELALLIPTVPRADLSAELQALRETLSALRQTGVAPQDAIFLLAGTTILADDTKASVLTRSDNLLSELAAKGVNLAKWADDMPAGSLRTGQEWVALLRERIDSGKLHLETQGVFSELGGQAIHHEVYVRLLDESGAQMPAGAFMPVIEQFDLGVALDISVLKKVLETPQGAPQALNISLSSMRDTRFVGRLSSLTREELAQVVIEVSEQQLKRERELVESFIQILNSLSIKFGFDNVGATGISLDYVTALKPAYLKVAPGLCRGADEDSLMLVTGICNTVHNLEVPVYATVVENQPQLEKLQQTGIDGFQGYINNQ
- a CDS encoding transglutaminase-like cysteine peptidase, with translation MHWSRYTCLIILILWVGLLKAGQGLDFSKIGAFLKSNYGAEAYERGVQWQQLLDKYQTQPKQSQLKAVNDFFNQLTFADDIYVWEQEDYWATPVEFIGRGAGDCEDYTLAKYFSLVEMGFPADKLRLMYVKAVEFNQHHMVLTYYPKKGAEPLVLDNIDPKIKPAGQRQDLIPIYSFNADYLWLAKARGGGKMVGGSERLSLWQDILTRQSEYLVPKGSAQQDKPQ
- a CDS encoding OmpA family protein yields the protein MNNKTKLTAVAALTAVAMSASAWAEEGVMEPSQGWFVGAQLKHAEFDGDRKDGNGNEIRRGTLAGLELGFDISERFAWRLTAANADLNSDGAGEDESGMWYGADLLYHINDKRNYFILGADYIDLDSEATQAAHLGFGIRYNMTPSWVLTGEAMVHQGFDEGYSDFTAGLGIRYYFGGHKPESKPAPVAQLAPVAVVDTDGDGVVDSLDECPATPVDYAVDSSGCTLYREETVSKRLMVNFANDSADVPSESREDIQELAEFMEKYPQLNVVIEGHTSSVGADDYNQQLSERRANAVSEILVSDYGIDGARVSAKGFGESNPLLKGSSEKIHAANRRIMAVLSVNEKVGIRK
- a CDS encoding TolC family outer membrane protein, encoding MKLRLISIPLFLTCGIALQAQAVTLPEAVFKALQHHPDVRQGQARVEEGEWQTEGAKGGYLPTVEVTGDWGFEVVDNNSTRSRGEEHDTWRRNQVGFEVRQMLFDGFSTENNVDRTHSFTEARRHELDATLENLALSVSQAYLEVQKQRQLLQLAEQILSNHQTIYEQIKSRVDRGVGTSSDLSQIESRLNNAHANVLSAQNNLIDAETLYHRQVGELAPQKMEEFGISSSVLPTSLEQGLKIMLENNPTLAAARSDIEETRFQLKGTKASNYPEFDLVLKGNYGDNLSGIRGLNNDYRAVVEMRWNLFNGGRDKASTRQAAKQLDQAFAISDDATRQAEQGLRLAWVAYDVLGRQRDFLSGYKKTTIATRNAYRKEFNLGKRTLLDMLDSENEVFTAGQSYIQADYDYEASKVRILNAMGQLNETLGVR